One genomic window of Cyprinus carpio isolate SPL01 chromosome A23, ASM1834038v1, whole genome shotgun sequence includes the following:
- the LOC122135079 gene encoding amphoterin-induced protein 3-like produces the protein MTSTSCVVLISLLVQLSGAICPQGCLCISDILNCGSSGLDRFPNPLPFTTSVLDLSHNRLTWLAAGNFYGVPRLHTLRMSHNRISLLSPGAFHNISRLRYLDLSSNKLQVVGKYHFQDLPALEVLLLYNNRLTRVESNTLMGLGSLRKVYFSFNQITDFPFFSIRKHSHPNLVTLDLSSNRLFRLPVDDIVVLPFAVQKGLFLHNNSLECDCSMYRMFWHWEQKGYPSVKDYKDDYKCLMYGEPQISKSQINFLRSSHYFENCTIGKMISLISPKADKIVYEGEQVRLDCTGTLNGEDLSYSWITPHQENISQLIQNGTLRLNQDGSLEILAAQSIDSGVYQCTAVDNTRMINESREVNLTVVAQRMEETFNTGYTTLMGCVVTLVLILMYLYLTPCRCGCCKPPPPSPSISTSGEDRCTLASIFAAPSTDRLKSKSQSDRHVVFLEPLLMGKNGQPFVVEQPTIEWDTENFTIIRERNDSE, from the coding sequence AACCCGCTTCCATTCACAACTTCTGTCCTGGACCTCAGTCATAACAGACTAACATGGCTGGCAGCCGGCAACTTCTACGGGGTCCCAAGGCTGCACACTTTGCGCATGTCCCATAACCGCATCTCCTTGCTCAGCCCGGGAGCATTCCATAACATCAGCAGACTTCGATACCTGGACCTCTCTTCCAACAAATTGCAGGTGGTGGGGAAGTATCACTTCCAGGACCTGCCAGCCTTGGAGGTGTTGTTGCTGTACAACAATCGTCTTACCCGCGTGGAGAGCAACACTCTAATGGGACTCGGCAGTCTGAGGAAGGTTTACTTCAGCTTTAACCAGATCACGGATTTCCCGTTCTTCTCGATTCGCAAGCACAGCCACCCCAACCTGGTAACACTGGACCTCTCCTCAAACCGCCTGTTTCGTTTGCCTGTAGATGACATTGTAGTGTTGCCCTTTGCAGTGCAAAAAGGCCTGTTCCTGCACAACAACAGCCTGGAGTGTGATTGCTCTATGTACCGCATGTTTTGGCACTGGGAGCAGAAGGGATATCCAAGTGTGAAAGACTACAAGGATGACTACAAGTGTCTGATGTATGGTGAGCCTCAAATCTCAAAATCTCAAATTAATTTTCTGCGCTCTTCGCACTACTTTGAGAACTGTACGATTGGAAAAATGATATCCTTGATATCCCCGAAGGCTGATAAAATTGTTTACGAGGGTGAACAAGTCAGGCTGGACTGCACTGGAACACTAAACGGAGAAGACCTGTCTTACAGCTGGATCACTCCTCATCAAGAAAACATCTCTCAGCTGATCCAGAATGGAACTCTACGTCTCAATCAAGATGGTAGCTTGGAGATTCTAGCTGCCCAGTCCATAGATTCGGGGGTCTACCAGTGCACTGCTGTGGATAATACAAGGATGATCAATGAATCACGAGAAGTGAATTTAACTGTGGTAGCCCAGCGCATGGAGGAGACTTTCAACACGGGCTACACCACTCTTATGGGCTGTGTGGTAACGCTAGTCCTCATACTGATGTATCTGTATTTAACCCCATGTCGTTGTGGTTGCTGCAAACCTCCTCCTCCCTCTCCGTCCATCTCAACCTCTGGGGAAGACCGCTGCACTCTGGCATCTATCTTTGCAGCTCCTTCAACTGATCGACTCAAGAGCAAGTCTCAGTCGGACAGGCACGTAGTGTTCCTTGAGCCACTCCTGATGGGGAAAAATGGCCAGCCATTTGTTGTTGAACAGCCTACAATTGAATGGGACACAGAAAACTTCACCATAATCAGAGAAAGAAATGACTCTGAGTAG